TCCAATAGGACAACTAGAATTTATCGGTTCGGATCTATGTTGGATTTGGTTCAGACATGTCGATCTgaccaaaaacacaaaaaagatatttttttttaaaaatatccaaaaatatttaaaattctaCTTAAAATTTGaccagaaaatataaaaaatatccaaaattttatttgattatccaaaatatatttttaaaaatctaaaattttactcGAAACCCAAAACCATATCCGAAAATCCTAATccgaaacttaaaaatatccataatatcaaaatataccgaaacatctatatatatatatctaatatatactagaaattttggatattttggatatCTCATCGGTCTCCCGCGGTTCGTATATGATTAAATTAAACTCAGTGTGGGTCATAAAATTTCGTCGGCCCACAATGCCTTCCACGATCTGAGgctatttgtttttaatgaagTCCTAGATTTTGACGGAAATACACTTGCTGTCTGTTCTCACTGCGTATAATAACGTCATAGATCTAGCtcccgaagaagaagaagaagaagaagaagatgagtgaGGAAACGGCGTCGTCTCCGTCtctgacgaagaagaagagtttggGATGGATGGAGTGGATGAGAGGATGGAGCAGCGTTTTCGGGGAGATTCTCTTCCAGAGGATCACGGCCTCTCATTTGCAGAACCCTCTCCCTCTTCCTCCCGTCAACGACCTCACTTGCATCGTCACTGGCTCCACCAGCGGCATTGGCCGTGAAACCGCTAGGTGACTAAGTTCATATGCTTCTTCGTTTGATTTCCGATTCACTACCAATTGCGAGTTTGAGGATTGCTGGCTGATACCACAACGAAGTTGCTTTCATTTTGGGACTCGTTGGATACCTTTAAAGTAGCTCTTTTGCATCTTTGTTCGCAGGCAGCTTGCAGAGGCTGGTGCTCATGTTGTGATGGCTGTGAGGAACACAAAGGCAGCTCAGGAGCTCATTCAGCAATGGCAGAACGAGTGGTCTGGTAGAGGTCTTCCCCTTAATATCGAGGTACAATCTTATTGTTTACTATGATATAGTTTGTGGCTAATAATGTGTATTGCTCGGACTGCAAAATAGTCAATCAAGGATGTGTATTAGCATATATGAATCTATTTTGTACAAAGGAAACTTCAAGCCATATGTGATCTAGTTAGGCTGTGAGTGACTAAGCCAATTTATTGTACATTAGTTATTAGAACGAGAGTACTTACTGGTTTTGTTACATCTAGATAGCTGATGATGATATTCTTTTTGCTTTTGTAAAGGCTATGGAACTTGATCTTCTCTCGCTGGACTCTGTCGCGAGATTTGCCGATGCTTGGAACGCTCGTTTAGGTCCTTTGCATGTTCTCATTAACAATGCCGGCATCTTTGCTATGGGAGGTTGGTTTTGTTGCCCTTTTAGCTATAAAgcattgtttttctttctctccgtttgttttcttcttcaactTTCAATGCTAAGAAGATTTCAAAGTAATACTTGTGCATCATTCACCACCATCATCAAATTCCAGCATGGTGTGAGAACTGACATGTATAGCATTGACTGTAAACTTAAAAACTCTTATGAATTAAAAGTGAGATGACTTTTTATAGTAAGTCTACTACAATTGCCCATTTATAGAACTCTGtccgttgtttttttttttaaatgactgcGGCTACAGTTTCTGCAGTAAATGTTGAGGTAAGAAACCAACTAAATTGCTATGCTCCCTTATTTGTGCAGAGGCGCAAAAATTCTCAGAGGATGGATACGAGCAGCATATGCAAGTTAATCATTTAGCTCCATCGCTTCTTTCAGTACTCCTTTTGCCGTCCCTAATCCGAGGTTCTCCTAGCCGAATCATTAATGTGAATTCCGTGGTAAGTTGTTCACTAACACTACAGGCTCCAAGTATGTGTTCCCTAGTTTCTATGCTCTTTGGTATGAGTAAATGTTGAAGAATatctgatttatatttatatttcatgATTTGAAAAGCTCTGGTCTTGTCAATTGATTGCAGAACATATAGACAAATAATGTAGGTTCTCTCTAAATCGCTGAACTACATATtcgttttttttaatcaatagtAGAGTCTTGGTACTGAAAAGCGAAAGAAACCCAAGCTTGCTGAAAGG
The Brassica napus cultivar Da-Ae chromosome A1, Da-Ae, whole genome shotgun sequence DNA segment above includes these coding regions:
- the LOC106440828 gene encoding dehydrogenase/reductase SDR family member FEY, yielding MSEETASSPSLTKKKSLGWMEWMRGWSSVFGEILFQRITASHLQNPLPLPPVNDLTCIVTGSTSGIGRETARQLAEAGAHVVMAVRNTKAAQELIQQWQNEWSGRGLPLNIEAMELDLLSLDSVARFADAWNARLGPLHVLINNAGIFAMGEAQKFSEDGYEQHMQVNHLAPSLLSVLLLPSLIRGSPSRIINVNSVMHSVGFVDPDDMNVVSGSRKYSSVVGYSSSKLAQIMFSSVLFKKLPLETGVSVICLSPGVVLTNVARDLPRFLQFLYALIPYFIFSSQEGCRSTLFSATDPQIPEYWETLKNDDWPVCPFISQDCRPANPSEESHNTETAQRVWEKTLEMVGLPLDAVEKLIEGEKVQCRYGAQEE